One window from the genome of Paracoccus marcusii encodes:
- a CDS encoding ABC transporter permease — translation MIGRILLAMAAVLLLAFLIAPGWFAPVFQPFTRNNAPAIYTQTPLWSLTLSHLALVGLAVIASTVVALVLAVLVTRPAGREFLPLARTITSVGQTFPPVAVLALAVPIMGFGAGPTLVALFLYGLLPVFENTLAGLTTQPANVAEAARGMGLTHRQRLWQVDLPLALPVILGGMRLTAVISLGTATIGSTVAARTLGEVIIAGLLSSNTAFVLQGGLVVGIIAVLIHEGFQALERIAARRTGLDR, via the coding sequence ATGATCGGACGCATCCTGCTGGCCATGGCCGCGGTTCTGCTGCTGGCCTTCCTGATTGCGCCGGGCTGGTTCGCGCCGGTCTTTCAACCCTTCACCCGCAACAATGCGCCCGCGATCTATACCCAGACCCCGCTCTGGTCGCTGACCCTGTCGCATCTGGCGCTGGTCGGGCTGGCGGTCATCGCCTCGACCGTGGTGGCGCTGGTGCTGGCGGTGCTGGTGACGCGGCCCGCGGGGCGCGAGTTCCTGCCCTTGGCGCGCACGATCACCAGCGTGGGCCAGACCTTTCCGCCCGTGGCGGTGCTGGCACTGGCCGTGCCGATCATGGGGTTCGGCGCCGGGCCGACCCTGGTGGCGCTGTTCCTCTACGGCCTGCTGCCGGTGTTCGAGAACACCCTGGCAGGCCTGACCACCCAGCCCGCCAACGTGGCCGAGGCCGCGCGCGGCATGGGCCTGACCCATCGCCAGCGGCTGTGGCAGGTCGACCTGCCGTTGGCCCTGCCGGTGATCCTGGGGGGAATGCGGCTGACGGCGGTGATCTCGCTTGGCACGGCCACGATCGGCTCGACCGTCGCGGCCCGCACCTTGGGCGAGGTGATCATCGCGGGGCTGCTGTCGTCGAACACGGCCTTCGTCCTGCAAGGCGGGCTTGTCGTCGGCATCATCGCGGTGCTGATCCACGAAGGCTTTCAGGCGCTGGAACGGATCGCCGCCCGCCGCACCGGCCTGGACCGCTAG
- a CDS encoding ABC transporter ATP-binding protein — protein sequence MIDIQNLTRIYDGRAAVDDVSLTVEPGQIAALVGTSGSGKTTLLRMINRLVEPSSGRVLIDGQDTREVAPHLLRRRIGYAIQGHGLFPHRSVGQNIATVPRLLGWDQAAIRERVDELLTLFQMAPDQFRDRMPHELSGGQQQRVGVARALAAKPDLLLMDEPFGALDPVIRAKAQADLRDIQRQLGTTLILVTHDMEEAVTLGDRIAVMDKGRLVQYAPPSEILTAPATPFVRDLIGLDQRPFHLLSLTPAHALAREGQADGPALPREATLRDALAECLWSGRDALPVEGGGVITLAALRAQAAPQARAAE from the coding sequence ATGATCGACATCCAGAACCTGACCCGAATCTATGACGGCCGCGCCGCGGTCGACGATGTCAGCCTGACGGTCGAACCGGGCCAGATCGCGGCGTTGGTCGGCACCTCGGGGTCGGGCAAGACGACGCTGTTGCGCATGATCAACCGCCTGGTCGAACCGAGCAGCGGTCGCGTGCTGATCGACGGGCAGGACACGCGCGAGGTCGCGCCCCATCTGCTGCGGCGCCGCATCGGCTATGCGATCCAAGGCCACGGCCTGTTCCCGCATCGCAGCGTGGGCCAGAACATCGCCACCGTCCCGCGCCTGCTGGGCTGGGACCAGGCCGCGATACGCGAGCGGGTGGACGAACTGCTGACCCTGTTCCAGATGGCGCCCGACCAGTTCCGCGATCGCATGCCCCATGAACTATCCGGCGGCCAGCAGCAGCGCGTGGGCGTGGCCCGTGCGCTGGCGGCGAAGCCCGACCTGCTGCTGATGGACGAGCCCTTTGGCGCGTTGGACCCGGTGATCCGCGCCAAGGCGCAGGCCGACCTGCGCGACATCCAGCGCCAGCTTGGCACAACGCTGATCCTGGTCACCCATGACATGGAGGAGGCGGTGACCTTGGGCGACCGCATCGCCGTCATGGACAAGGGCCGCTTGGTCCAATACGCCCCCCCGTCCGAGATCCTGACCGCCCCCGCCACGCCCTTCGTGCGCGACCTGATCGGGCTGGATCAGCGACCCTTCCACCTGCTGTCGCTGACCCCGGCCCATGCCCTGGCGCGCGAGGGCCAGGCCGACGGCCCCGCCCTGCCGCGCGAGGCGACCCTGCGCGACGCGCTGGCAGAATGCCTGTGGAGCGGGCGCGACGCCCTGCCGGTCGAAGGCGGCGGCGTCATCACCTTGGCCGCCCTGCGCGCCCAGGCCGCCCCGCAGGCCCGGGCGGCGGAATGA
- a CDS encoding ABC transporter permease translates to MRARLDRPGLLFAVIGLAGLALPLVQFKPNRIVLGEGLSLTAALPHGLILTVALAAVLVSGCLRWPPALRLGAGAAALLAMLLALGAAATHLTPPDNTLARVAPSVGFWLMALAFALMLADALARMNPALWLRWLILAGAVAAIGAILGSGALDGVSVMREYAARQDIFLREARAHLTLAFGSLALALLIGLPLGVALYQARRLRGPVLSVLNILQTIPSLALFGVMIPVFGWIAANVPGAAQAGVAGIGLFPALVALFLYSLLPVVSNTLTGLTGVNPATREAAIGLGLTRTQLLVQVLIPLALPVLLAAVRIVLVQNIGLAVIAGLIGGGGFGTFVFQGLNQTAMDLVLLGALPTIALALTAGIALDLLVRSSRRSA, encoded by the coding sequence ATGCGCGCGCGGCTGGACCGGCCCGGCCTGCTGTTCGCGGTAATCGGTCTGGCCGGGCTGGCCCTGCCGCTGGTGCAGTTCAAGCCGAACCGCATCGTGCTGGGCGAGGGGCTGTCCCTGACCGCCGCCCTGCCCCATGGACTGATCCTGACCGTGGCCTTGGCCGCGGTGTTGGTTTCGGGCTGCCTGCGCTGGCCGCCCGCGCTGCGCCTTGGGGCTGGTGCGGCGGCGCTGCTGGCGATGCTGCTGGCCTTGGGCGCGGCGGCGACGCATCTGACCCCGCCCGACAACACCTTGGCCCGCGTCGCGCCATCGGTCGGGTTCTGGCTGATGGCACTGGCGTTCGCCCTGATGCTGGCCGATGCGCTGGCGCGGATGAACCCGGCGCTGTGGCTGCGCTGGCTGATTCTGGCCGGGGCGGTGGCCGCCATCGGCGCTATCTTGGGGTCGGGCGCGCTGGACGGGGTGTCCGTCATGCGTGAATACGCCGCCCGACAGGACATCTTTCTGCGCGAGGCGCGGGCGCATCTGACGCTGGCCTTCGGGTCACTGGCGTTGGCGCTGCTGATCGGGCTGCCGCTTGGGGTGGCGCTGTATCAGGCGCGGCGGCTGAGGGGACCGGTTCTGTCGGTGCTGAATATCCTGCAGACGATCCCGTCGCTGGCGCTGTTCGGCGTGATGATCCCCGTCTTCGGCTGGATCGCGGCCAATGTGCCCGGCGCGGCGCAGGCGGGGGTGGCGGGCATCGGCCTGTTCCCGGCGCTGGTCGCGCTGTTTCTCTATTCCCTGCTGCCGGTCGTGTCGAACACGCTGACCGGGCTGACCGGCGTGAACCCCGCCACGCGCGAGGCCGCGATCGGCCTGGGCCTGACGCGGACGCAGCTGCTGGTGCAGGTGCTGATCCCGCTGGCGCTGCCAGTGCTGCTGGCGGCGGTGCGGATCGTGCTGGTCCAGAATATCGGGCTGGCGGTCATTGCCGGGCTGATCGGCGGCGGCGGCTTTGGCACCTTCGTCTTTCAGGGCCTGAACCAGACCGCGATGGATCTGGTCCTGCTGGGCGCCCTGCCCACCATCGCGCTGGCGCTGACCGCCGGCATCGCTCTTGATCTGCTGGTGCGTTCCAGCCGGAGGTCCGCATGA